Proteins co-encoded in one Armatimonadia bacterium genomic window:
- a CDS encoding DUF362 domain-containing protein, which translates to MDRRGFLRASLSAAAVSSAGLPGMAAFAQEGKSRVVVVRNLALAAEPGESVVRRIFSEMVHEGVRAFVGGEVTREEAWRRFLKPEDIVGVKLNAIAAGVVPHPDIVDAIAAGAVMCGIPRNHVIVFDKEDRDLEKGGYTINKGGSDVQCYGTVGPPGSGNPGYEERQTFRGDTAYKLSRIVSRQCTALVNVPVLKDHCWAGLTCALKNHFGSIDNPNAFHKVNHCTPAIIDVGRDANIRTKQRLIICDAKAIQYEGGPSFKPQYLQPYYAILVGTDPVAVDTVAMQLIDMCRVKRGLVRLLQRNPEPVHIAEAAKQGMGTNDLSRIELVVKELGPKGKQ; encoded by the coding sequence ATGGATCGACGAGGTTTTCTGAGAGCTTCGCTTTCCGCCGCGGCGGTGTCCTCTGCCGGGCTGCCGGGCATGGCGGCCTTCGCCCAGGAGGGTAAGTCGCGGGTCGTCGTGGTGCGGAACCTGGCGCTGGCTGCGGAGCCGGGAGAGAGTGTGGTGCGGCGGATCTTCTCGGAGATGGTTCATGAAGGTGTGCGTGCCTTCGTGGGCGGAGAAGTCACCCGCGAGGAGGCCTGGCGGCGCTTTCTCAAGCCAGAGGACATCGTCGGGGTCAAGCTGAATGCCATCGCGGCGGGAGTGGTGCCGCACCCGGACATCGTGGATGCGATTGCCGCCGGCGCGGTCATGTGCGGCATTCCGCGCAACCACGTGATCGTGTTTGATAAGGAAGACCGGGACCTGGAGAAGGGTGGCTACACGATCAACAAGGGTGGCTCCGACGTGCAGTGCTATGGGACGGTCGGGCCACCGGGGTCGGGGAATCCGGGCTACGAGGAGCGTCAGACCTTCCGCGGCGACACGGCCTACAAGCTCAGCCGCATCGTCTCCCGGCAGTGTACGGCGCTGGTGAATGTGCCCGTGCTGAAGGACCACTGCTGGGCCGGACTGACCTGTGCGCTGAAGAACCACTTCGGCAGCATCGACAACCCGAACGCCTTCCACAAGGTCAACCACTGCACGCCGGCCATCATCGACGTGGGCCGTGACGCCAACATCCGCACGAAGCAGCGGCTGATCATCTGCGACGCCAAGGCCATCCAGTATGAAGGCGGGCCGTCCTTCAAGCCCCAGTACCTACAGCCCTACTACGCGATCCTGGTCGGGACGGACCCTGTGGCGGTCGACACCGTCGCCATGCAGCTCATTGACATGTGCCGGGTGAAGCGCGGCCTCGTGAGGCTCCTGCAGCGGAACCCGGAGCCGGTTCACATCGCAGAGGCGGCCAAGCAGGGCATGGGGACGAACGACCTGTCGCGGATTGAGCTTGTGGTGAAGGAACTCGGGCCCAAGGGCAAGCAGTAG
- the amrS gene encoding AmmeMemoRadiSam system radical SAM enzyme — MADRELQRREFLSTCGRAGVGLGMLPLLGSEILTERVASLPWGEIGNVSNHKGLFWHAVGGKETECDLCPSRCVIQPGERGTCGTRENEDGYYISKVYGKPCEIRLERMEKGPFYHFLPRTWTIGLGFAGCSLDCKYCQSAQFAKARPETSDNKSLSPQGLVAQLRQNGYNSVTFTYSEPMQVIEYVLDVANIARPLGIKVAVHTAAYACSPAFEELCCNVDAINVDLKGFSENFYKTMTGGDLTTVLNNIKRVRRHPEVWLELTNLVVPGYNDKDQEFAAMCKWIRDNCGSDTPLHVSKFFPQYKLRNVAPTPNDTLRRLRKIGFDAGLHYVYLGNMPGDPGESSYCPKCGAKMIYRNNYESTFTAFDPNSGVCTECGLRIPGRWR; from the coding sequence GAGCACCTGCGGCCGTGCCGGGGTAGGACTGGGGATGCTGCCCCTGCTGGGCAGCGAGATTCTCACCGAACGGGTAGCCTCTCTGCCCTGGGGAGAGATCGGGAACGTCTCGAACCACAAGGGGCTGTTCTGGCACGCAGTGGGCGGCAAGGAGACGGAGTGCGACCTGTGCCCGAGCCGCTGTGTGATCCAGCCGGGCGAGAGGGGAACCTGCGGGACACGCGAGAATGAGGACGGGTACTACATCTCGAAGGTCTACGGCAAGCCCTGCGAGATCCGTCTGGAGCGCATGGAGAAGGGGCCCTTCTACCACTTCCTGCCTCGCACGTGGACGATTGGGCTAGGGTTCGCGGGCTGCAGCCTGGACTGCAAGTACTGTCAGAGCGCCCAGTTTGCCAAGGCGCGGCCGGAGACCTCCGACAACAAGAGTCTGTCGCCCCAGGGGTTGGTCGCGCAGTTGCGTCAGAACGGCTACAACTCGGTGACCTTCACCTACAGCGAGCCGATGCAGGTCATCGAGTACGTGCTGGACGTGGCCAACATCGCCCGACCGCTGGGGATCAAGGTGGCGGTGCATACGGCCGCCTACGCCTGCTCACCGGCCTTTGAGGAGCTCTGCTGCAACGTCGACGCAATCAATGTGGACCTGAAGGGCTTCAGCGAGAACTTCTACAAGACGATGACGGGCGGCGACCTCACGACGGTGCTCAACAACATCAAGCGAGTGCGGCGCCATCCGGAGGTGTGGCTGGAGCTGACGAACCTGGTGGTGCCCGGCTACAACGACAAGGACCAGGAGTTCGCGGCCATGTGCAAGTGGATCCGCGACAACTGCGGCTCGGACACGCCCTTGCATGTGTCGAAGTTCTTCCCGCAGTACAAGCTGCGGAACGTGGCGCCGACGCCGAACGACACGCTGCGACGACTGCGCAAGATAGGGTTCGACGCAGGCTTGCACTACGTGTACCTGGGGAACATGCCCGGAGACCCGGGCGAGTCGAGCTACTGTCCAAAGTGCGGTGCCAAGATGATCTACCGCAATAACTACGAGTCCACTTTCACGGCCTTCGACCCGAACAGTGGGGTATGCACGGAGTGCGGTCTGCGGATCCCGGGACGTTGGCGCTGA